One genomic segment of Vulpes vulpes isolate BD-2025 chromosome 2, VulVul3, whole genome shotgun sequence includes these proteins:
- the FCN2 gene encoding ficolin-2 isoform X4, whose protein sequence is MEREFAGAPGPAGVPGKAGPPGPKGNQGERGVQGQKAPRTCRELLTRGTFLSGWHTIYLPDCRPLTVLCDMDTDSGGWTVFQRRTDGSVDFFRDWASYKQGFGSQLGEFWLGNENIHALTAQGTSELRVDLMDFEGNRQFAKYTSFKVASEAEKYKLVLGAFVEGSAGDSLSYHNTQPFSTKDQDNDSTTENCAERYKGGWWYSKCHLSNLNGLYLGGPHDSFANGINWKSGRGYNYSYKVSEMKLRPA, encoded by the exons ATGGAGCGAGAG TTTGCAGGAGCACCTGGTCCCGCTGGAGTCCCTGGGAAGGCCGGACCACCGGGACCCAAAG GAAACCAAGGAGAGAGAGGCGTGCAGGGGCAGAAAG CACCTCGGACCTGCAGGGAGCTGCTGACCAGGGGGACCTTTCTGAGCGGCTGGCACACCATCTACCTGCCCGACTGCCGGCCCCTGACTGTGCTGTGTGACATGGACACGGACAGTGGGGGCTGGACC GTTTTCCAGCGAAGGACCGACGGCTCCGTGGACTTCTTCCGCGACTGGGCCTCCTACAAGCAGGGCTTCGGCAGTCAGCTGGGGGAGTTCTGGCTGGGGAATGAGAACATCCATGCCCTGACCGCCCAGG GAACCAGTGAGCTCCGTGTGGACCTCATGGACTTCGAGGGCAACCGCCAGTTTGCCAAGTACACATCGTTCAAGGTGGCGAGTGAGGCTGAGAAGTACAAGCTGGTCCTGGGGGCCTTCGTGGAGGGCAGCGCAG GCGACTCCCTGTCATACCACAACACCCAGCCCTTCTCCACCAAAGACCAGGACAACGACTCAACTACGGAAAACTGTGCAGAGCGGTACAAGGGGGGCTGGTGGTACTCTAAGTGCCATCTGTCGAACCTCAATGGTCTCTACCTCGGGGGGCCCCACGACAGCTTTGCCAACGGCATCAACTGGAAGTCTGGGAGAGGCTACAACTACAGCTACAAGGTGTCGGAGATGAAGCTGCGGCCGGCCTAG
- the FCN2 gene encoding ficolin-2 isoform X3, with the protein MEREFAGAPGPAGVPGKAGPPGPKGNQGERGVQGQKGEPGSPQSCDTAPRTCRELLTRGTFLSGWHTIYLPDCRPLTVLCDMDTDSGGWTVFQRRTDGSVDFFRDWASYKQGFGSQLGEFWLGNENIHALTAQGTSELRVDLMDFEGNRQFAKYTSFKVASEAEKYKLVLGAFVEGSAGDSLSYHNTQPFSTKDQDNDSTTENCAERYKGGWWYSKCHLSNLNGLYLGGPHDSFANGINWKSGRGYNYSYKVSEMKLRPA; encoded by the exons ATGGAGCGAGAG TTTGCAGGAGCACCTGGTCCCGCTGGAGTCCCTGGGAAGGCCGGACCACCGGGACCCAAAG GAAACCAAGGAGAGAGAGGCGTGCAGGGGCAGAAAG GAGAGCCCGGGTCACCTCAGTCCTGCGACACAG CACCTCGGACCTGCAGGGAGCTGCTGACCAGGGGGACCTTTCTGAGCGGCTGGCACACCATCTACCTGCCCGACTGCCGGCCCCTGACTGTGCTGTGTGACATGGACACGGACAGTGGGGGCTGGACC GTTTTCCAGCGAAGGACCGACGGCTCCGTGGACTTCTTCCGCGACTGGGCCTCCTACAAGCAGGGCTTCGGCAGTCAGCTGGGGGAGTTCTGGCTGGGGAATGAGAACATCCATGCCCTGACCGCCCAGG GAACCAGTGAGCTCCGTGTGGACCTCATGGACTTCGAGGGCAACCGCCAGTTTGCCAAGTACACATCGTTCAAGGTGGCGAGTGAGGCTGAGAAGTACAAGCTGGTCCTGGGGGCCTTCGTGGAGGGCAGCGCAG GCGACTCCCTGTCATACCACAACACCCAGCCCTTCTCCACCAAAGACCAGGACAACGACTCAACTACGGAAAACTGTGCAGAGCGGTACAAGGGGGGCTGGTGGTACTCTAAGTGCCATCTGTCGAACCTCAATGGTCTCTACCTCGGGGGGCCCCACGACAGCTTTGCCAACGGCATCAACTGGAAGTCTGGGAGAGGCTACAACTACAGCTACAAGGTGTCGGAGATGAAGCTGCGGCCGGCCTAG
- the FCN2 gene encoding ficolin-2 isoform X2, with protein MQRGRLAAGPAVLVVTALLCTVASTEDTCPEAKMLDLEGSGKLTILRGCPGLPGAVGSKGDAGVDGARGAPGPAGVPGKAGPPGPKGNQGERGVQGQKAPRTCRELLTRGTFLSGWHTIYLPDCRPLTVLCDMDTDSGGWTVFQRRTDGSVDFFRDWASYKQGFGSQLGEFWLGNENIHALTAQGTSELRVDLMDFEGNRQFAKYTSFKVASEAEKYKLVLGAFVEGSAGDSLSYHNTQPFSTKDQDNDSTTENCAERYKGGWWYSKCHLSNLNGLYLGGPHDSFANGINWKSGRGYNYSYKVSEMKLRPA; from the exons ATGCAGCGGGGCAGACTTGCTGCAGGACCTGCCGTCCTGGTCGTCACTGCCCTCCTGTGCACTGTGGCCTCGACTGAGGACACCTGTCCAG AGGCGAAGATGCTAGATCTGGAGGGTTCTGGCAAGCTCACCATCCTCCGAGGCTGCCCGGGGCTGCCAGGGGCCGTGGGGTCCAAGGGAGACGCAGGCGTCGATGGAGCGAGAG GAGCACCTGGTCCCGCTGGAGTCCCTGGGAAGGCCGGACCACCGGGACCCAAAG GAAACCAAGGAGAGAGAGGCGTGCAGGGGCAGAAAG CACCTCGGACCTGCAGGGAGCTGCTGACCAGGGGGACCTTTCTGAGCGGCTGGCACACCATCTACCTGCCCGACTGCCGGCCCCTGACTGTGCTGTGTGACATGGACACGGACAGTGGGGGCTGGACC GTTTTCCAGCGAAGGACCGACGGCTCCGTGGACTTCTTCCGCGACTGGGCCTCCTACAAGCAGGGCTTCGGCAGTCAGCTGGGGGAGTTCTGGCTGGGGAATGAGAACATCCATGCCCTGACCGCCCAGG GAACCAGTGAGCTCCGTGTGGACCTCATGGACTTCGAGGGCAACCGCCAGTTTGCCAAGTACACATCGTTCAAGGTGGCGAGTGAGGCTGAGAAGTACAAGCTGGTCCTGGGGGCCTTCGTGGAGGGCAGCGCAG GCGACTCCCTGTCATACCACAACACCCAGCCCTTCTCCACCAAAGACCAGGACAACGACTCAACTACGGAAAACTGTGCAGAGCGGTACAAGGGGGGCTGGTGGTACTCTAAGTGCCATCTGTCGAACCTCAATGGTCTCTACCTCGGGGGGCCCCACGACAGCTTTGCCAACGGCATCAACTGGAAGTCTGGGAGAGGCTACAACTACAGCTACAAGGTGTCGGAGATGAAGCTGCGGCCGGCCTAG
- the FCN2 gene encoding ficolin-2 isoform X1: MQRGRLAAGPAVLVVTALLCTVASTEDTCPEAKMLDLEGSGKLTILRGCPGLPGAVGSKGDAGVDGARGAPGPAGVPGKAGPPGPKGNQGERGVQGQKGEPGSPQSCDTAPRTCRELLTRGTFLSGWHTIYLPDCRPLTVLCDMDTDSGGWTVFQRRTDGSVDFFRDWASYKQGFGSQLGEFWLGNENIHALTAQGTSELRVDLMDFEGNRQFAKYTSFKVASEAEKYKLVLGAFVEGSAGDSLSYHNTQPFSTKDQDNDSTTENCAERYKGGWWYSKCHLSNLNGLYLGGPHDSFANGINWKSGRGYNYSYKVSEMKLRPA; this comes from the exons ATGCAGCGGGGCAGACTTGCTGCAGGACCTGCCGTCCTGGTCGTCACTGCCCTCCTGTGCACTGTGGCCTCGACTGAGGACACCTGTCCAG AGGCGAAGATGCTAGATCTGGAGGGTTCTGGCAAGCTCACCATCCTCCGAGGCTGCCCGGGGCTGCCAGGGGCCGTGGGGTCCAAGGGAGACGCAGGCGTCGATGGAGCGAGAG GAGCACCTGGTCCCGCTGGAGTCCCTGGGAAGGCCGGACCACCGGGACCCAAAG GAAACCAAGGAGAGAGAGGCGTGCAGGGGCAGAAAG GAGAGCCCGGGTCACCTCAGTCCTGCGACACAG CACCTCGGACCTGCAGGGAGCTGCTGACCAGGGGGACCTTTCTGAGCGGCTGGCACACCATCTACCTGCCCGACTGCCGGCCCCTGACTGTGCTGTGTGACATGGACACGGACAGTGGGGGCTGGACC GTTTTCCAGCGAAGGACCGACGGCTCCGTGGACTTCTTCCGCGACTGGGCCTCCTACAAGCAGGGCTTCGGCAGTCAGCTGGGGGAGTTCTGGCTGGGGAATGAGAACATCCATGCCCTGACCGCCCAGG GAACCAGTGAGCTCCGTGTGGACCTCATGGACTTCGAGGGCAACCGCCAGTTTGCCAAGTACACATCGTTCAAGGTGGCGAGTGAGGCTGAGAAGTACAAGCTGGTCCTGGGGGCCTTCGTGGAGGGCAGCGCAG GCGACTCCCTGTCATACCACAACACCCAGCCCTTCTCCACCAAAGACCAGGACAACGACTCAACTACGGAAAACTGTGCAGAGCGGTACAAGGGGGGCTGGTGGTACTCTAAGTGCCATCTGTCGAACCTCAATGGTCTCTACCTCGGGGGGCCCCACGACAGCTTTGCCAACGGCATCAACTGGAAGTCTGGGAGAGGCTACAACTACAGCTACAAGGTGTCGGAGATGAAGCTGCGGCCGGCCTAG